The Campylobacter sp. CN_NE2 genome contains a region encoding:
- a CDS encoding SH3 domain-containing C40 family peptidase, whose product MRLNLIKYLIFLFFVLFFTACSSKFSEPIEPFLRLEFEQNATILPKIKSEFNADTKKFLEKYFAVWNLEKPTNKLAFTKLKIEALWGLKYADKAYARFDSHGTNYDEAFLNSIKFNANESEFGKIWLPAITTNNALLRNLPTNAPIYGNPKKAGEGYPFDYASVSALSVAYPLLVSHFSKDGEWAFVQNDTVWGWIQSSNLKILDENSAEIYKNSNFLTILKDNAQIYDENNATIFLARSGTILPYESQNNAKFSGKFLSKMGYKKYFVNSNDASKFPAKLNNENLQILTNSLISQSYGWGGTSFLRDCSLMTKDFLANFGIWLPRNSKAQSNAGLKYELSEFNNAEKLEFIKTHGIAYRTILYLSGHIMLYVGEINGEVAVLHSIWGLRTINDDRAVIGKTALTTLEIGKNRPDIAKDRLLLSRISAMTILGE is encoded by the coding sequence TTGAGATTAAATTTAATCAAATATTTGATATTTTTGTTTTTTGTGCTATTTTTTACGGCATGTTCGAGCAAATTTAGCGAACCAATCGAGCCGTTTTTAAGGCTCGAATTCGAACAAAACGCAACGATTTTACCAAAAATAAAAAGCGAATTTAACGCAGATACCAAGAAATTTTTAGAAAAATATTTTGCCGTTTGGAATTTGGAAAAACCGACAAATAAACTTGCCTTTACAAAGCTAAAAATCGAAGCACTTTGGGGGCTAAAATACGCAGATAAGGCTTATGCGAGATTTGATTCGCACGGCACAAACTACGACGAAGCGTTTTTAAATTCTATCAAATTTAACGCAAATGAAAGCGAATTTGGCAAAATTTGGCTTCCTGCGATTACGACAAATAACGCTTTGCTTCGCAATCTCCCAACCAACGCTCCGATTTACGGAAATCCTAAAAAAGCAGGCGAAGGTTATCCGTTTGATTATGCTTCGGTTTCGGCTCTTAGCGTAGCTTATCCGCTTTTAGTGTCGCATTTTAGCAAGGACGGCGAGTGGGCTTTTGTGCAAAATGACACGGTTTGGGGCTGGATACAAAGCTCAAATTTGAAAATTTTAGATGAAAATTCGGCTGAGATTTATAAAAATTCAAATTTTTTGACTATTTTAAAAGATAATGCGCAAATTTATGATGAAAATAATGCCACAATTTTTTTGGCTAGAAGCGGGACGATTTTGCCTTATGAAAGCCAAAATAACGCCAAATTTAGCGGTAAATTTTTAAGCAAAATGGGCTATAAAAAATATTTTGTAAATTCTAACGACGCTTCAAAATTTCCTGCCAAGTTAAATAATGAAAATTTGCAAATTTTGACAAATTCGCTTATCTCGCAAAGTTACGGCTGGGGCGGAACTTCGTTTTTGCGAGATTGTTCTTTGATGACAAAGGATTTTTTAGCGAATTTTGGAATTTGGCTTCCTAGAAACTCAAAAGCCCAAAGTAACGCAGGTTTAAAATACGAACTTAGCGAATTTAACAACGCAGAAAAGCTAGAATTTATCAAAACGCATGGCATTGCGTATCGCACCATACTTTATTTAAGCGGACATATCATGCTTTATGTCGGCGAAATTAACGGCGAAGTAGCGGTTTTACACAGCATTTGGGGGCTAAGAACCATAAATGACGATAGAGCAGTCATCGGCAAAACAGCCCTTACCACGCTTGAAATCGGCAAAAATCGCCCTGACATAGCCAAAGATAGACTTTTGCTTTCTCGTATAAGCGCAATGACGATTTTAGGGGAATAA
- a CDS encoding aminotransferase class IV, with product MSSNLSGIVYINGKFCDAKEATISPFDRGFIFGDGIYEVVPVVNGKLVDRADFWERFERSLAAIELKLPMSKEKYEEVFYEVIKRNGIVEGGIYTQVTRGVAMRDFDFPVGLEETCFVFAYPKEIFNNPDATKGIEIVSLPEIRWKRRDIKSVSLLAQCISKHEAHKMGADECFLVEDGFVTECSSSSAFIIKNGELITKPLSNEILPGIRRKVILGFAGEAGLKVVERKFSMEEVYDADEAFISAATLMLLPVIKADGKPIGGGKVGKFVPILRQMYANRLKKEAGIL from the coding sequence ATGAGTTCGAATTTAAGCGGAATAGTTTATATAAACGGCAAATTTTGCGACGCAAAAGAAGCTACAATAAGCCCGTTTGATCGTGGTTTTATATTTGGCGACGGAATTTACGAAGTCGTTCCTGTGGTAAATGGCAAGCTCGTCGATAGAGCCGATTTTTGGGAGAGATTCGAGCGAAGCTTGGCTGCAATAGAGCTAAAACTTCCGATGAGTAAAGAAAAATACGAAGAAGTTTTTTACGAAGTCATCAAACGAAACGGTATCGTTGAGGGCGGAATTTACACACAAGTTACGCGTGGTGTGGCTATGAGAGATTTTGATTTTCCTGTGGGTTTGGAAGAGACTTGCTTTGTTTTTGCATATCCAAAAGAGATTTTTAATAACCCTGACGCGACAAAGGGTATCGAAATCGTAAGTTTGCCTGAAATTCGCTGGAAAAGACGCGATATAAAATCAGTTTCGCTTTTAGCGCAGTGCATAAGCAAACACGAAGCGCACAAAATGGGAGCTGACGAGTGCTTTTTGGTTGAAGACGGCTTTGTAACCGAGTGTAGCAGCTCATCTGCTTTTATCATCAAAAACGGCGAACTTATCACAAAACCGCTATCAAACGAGATACTTCCCGGAATTCGCAGAAAGGTTATTTTAGGTTTTGCTGGCGAAGCAGGGCTAAAAGTGGTCGAGCGAAAATTTAGTATGGAAGAGGTTTATGATGCTGATGAAGCTTTTATCAGTGCGGCGACTTTAATGCTACTTCCTGTCATAAAGGCTGACGGTAAGCCAATCGGCGGCGGAAAAGTAGGAAAATTCGTGCCGATTTTAAGGCAAATGTATGCAAACAGGCTTAAAAAAGAAGCGGGAATTTTGTAA
- a CDS encoding ATP-dependent DNA helicase: MLNFVLEKLEKSNLFITGGGGVGKSYITKDIINAYKGAKKSVVVLGSTGISAVEIGGVTLHSFFKLGICKNADELKQLDKKQKDKISELKKILKTAKLIVIDEISMISAEVFDLVYYRLINSEFSGKVLVVGDFYQLPPVQKKDETQKPQNSLFSGFYAFSSYGWAQLNFAYIEMIGSKRTQDENLYKMLSNLRVGVVNDEMIDFLKSHLIDFSGAKSSSTMIFGRNMEADELNALRLNAINSPLVVADGYYEIYDFALNDEKIAKWIKSLSVSENLRLKVGAKVIFTTNRWGEFYNGEQGIIEEFKEKDGKLGSIVVAKLDGKIVEVERQSYDLSEFMRIDNEIKEIVLASYYQFPIKLAYAITIHKSQGMSIRNLVCDINNIFANGQLYVALSRAVSGENLGIIYSRRENLENYIRRIVKIDDEIRNFYQNEPFIYIENQKIE; encoded by the coding sequence TTGTTAAATTTCGTTCTTGAAAAGTTAGAAAAATCAAATCTTTTTATTACAGGTGGTGGTGGTGTCGGGAAAAGTTATATCACAAAAGATATAATCAACGCTTACAAAGGCGCAAAAAAGTCGGTTGTCGTGCTTGGAAGCACCGGCATAAGCGCAGTTGAAATCGGTGGCGTAACGCTTCATAGTTTTTTTAAACTTGGAATTTGCAAAAACGCAGACGAGTTAAAACAGCTGGATAAAAAACAAAAAGATAAAATTTCAGAGCTTAAAAAAATCCTAAAAACCGCAAAACTCATAGTAATCGATGAAATTTCGATGATAAGTGCCGAAGTTTTTGATCTTGTTTATTATCGTTTAATAAATAGCGAATTTAGCGGAAAAGTGCTTGTCGTGGGGGATTTTTATCAGCTTCCCCCGGTGCAAAAAAAAGATGAAACGCAAAAACCACAAAACTCACTATTTTCGGGCTTTTATGCGTTTTCGTCTTACGGCTGGGCGCAGTTAAATTTCGCTTATATCGAAATGATAGGCTCAAAGCGAACGCAAGATGAAAATTTATACAAAATGCTTTCAAATTTGCGTGTTGGCGTGGTAAATGATGAAATGATTGATTTTTTAAAATCTCATTTGATAGATTTTAGCGGGGCAAAATCAAGTTCGACGATGATTTTTGGGCGAAATATGGAAGCTGACGAGCTTAACGCACTTCGCTTAAATGCGATAAATTCGCCGTTGGTGGTAGCAGATGGATACTATGAAATTTATGATTTTGCGCTAAATGATGAAAAAATCGCAAAATGGATAAAAAGTCTAAGCGTAAGTGAAAATTTGCGTCTAAAAGTCGGTGCAAAGGTTATTTTTACGACAAATCGCTGGGGAGAATTTTATAACGGCGAACAAGGAATTATCGAAGAATTCAAAGAAAAAGACGGAAAACTTGGTAGTATCGTCGTAGCAAAACTTGACGGAAAAATTGTCGAAGTGGAACGCCAAAGCTATGATTTGAGCGAATTTATGCGAATAGACAATGAGATAAAAGAGATTGTTTTAGCAAGTTATTATCAATTTCCCATAAAATTAGCCTACGCAATCACAATCCACAAATCGCAAGGTATGAGTATAAGAAATTTGGTTTGCGATATAAATAATATTTTTGCAAACGGACAGCTTTATGTGGCACTTTCTCGCGCAGTAAGCGGAGAAAATTTAGGCATTATTTATTCACGCAGAGAAAATTTAGAAAATTATATTCGTCGTATCGTTAAAATCGATGATGAGATAAGAAATTTTTACCAAAATGAGCCATTTATTTATATCGAAAATCAAAAAATAGAGTAA
- a CDS encoding anaerobic C4-dicarboxylate transporter, producing the protein MDIMLILQLIVLLGAIYLGVRLGGMGVGYAGGLGLIILTVLLGMETKMTYIPLDVILIIASVISAITAMQVAGGLDYLVSIAEKILRNNPKYINYLAPVVTYLLTIFAGTGHTAFSMIPVITEVAKEQNIKPSAPLALSVVSSQVAITASPISAAFVAMTGVCEPLGVSYPKLLLICISTTFVAMIITAFIVNKLYDLDLSKDPIYQERLAKGLVKANKGMQEKEIKPYAKRSVAIFAIGVLVVVFYALAISGSVGLIKEPPLTRDLGIISCMLTVGFAIVVLCKADTSKLLSTSTFQSGMQAVICVVGIAWLGTTFVNGHLDGIKEVAKDIVIQYPFILAVALYFLSCLLYSQAATTKVMMPAIAAALGMTSPENAGQVWILVASFAAVSGLFVLPTYPTTLGAIAMDDTGTTRVGKYIFNHSFFIPGTIMVAISVALGFIVAPALI; encoded by the coding sequence ATGGACATTATGTTGATTTTACAGTTAATCGTCCTGTTGGGTGCGATTTATTTAGGCGTTCGTCTAGGCGGTATGGGCGTAGGTTACGCAGGTGGTTTAGGTTTGATTATTTTAACCGTGCTTTTAGGCATGGAAACCAAAATGACTTATATACCACTAGATGTTATTTTGATCATAGCGTCAGTTATTTCTGCCATTACGGCAATGCAGGTTGCAGGGGGACTTGATTATCTCGTTTCCATTGCGGAGAAAATTTTGCGAAATAATCCAAAATATATAAACTATTTAGCTCCTGTTGTTACATATTTGCTAACTATTTTTGCAGGTACAGGACATACTGCATTTTCTATGATTCCTGTTATCACAGAAGTTGCAAAAGAGCAAAACATTAAACCTTCTGCTCCGCTTGCGCTTTCTGTTGTTTCAAGTCAAGTAGCTATCACTGCTTCTCCTATTTCAGCTGCATTTGTTGCTATGACAGGTGTTTGTGAGCCTTTGGGTGTTAGTTATCCAAAATTATTACTAATTTGTATCTCTACTACATTTGTAGCTATGATAATCACAGCTTTTATAGTAAATAAACTTTATGATCTTGATCTTTCAAAAGATCCTATCTACCAAGAAAGATTGGCAAAAGGTCTTGTTAAAGCAAACAAAGGTATGCAAGAAAAAGAGATTAAACCTTACGCAAAAAGATCGGTTGCTATTTTTGCAATCGGCGTTTTGGTTGTAGTTTTCTATGCTTTGGCTATTTCAGGAAGTGTCGGACTTATAAAAGAACCGCCATTGACAAGAGACTTGGGAATTATTTCTTGTATGCTAACAGTCGGTTTTGCTATTGTTGTATTGTGTAAAGCAGATACAAGCAAACTTCTAAGCACAAGCACTTTCCAAAGCGGTATGCAGGCTGTTATCTGCGTTGTTGGTATTGCTTGGTTGGGAACGACATTTGTAAATGGACACCTTGACGGAATCAAAGAGGTGGCAAAAGATATAGTTATTCAATATCCGTTTATTCTTGCTGTTGCACTATATTTCCTAAGTTGTTTGTTATATTCACAAGCTGCTACAACAAAGGTTATGATGCCGGCAATCGCTGCTGCTCTTGGTATGACAAGTCCGGAAAATGCAGGACAAGTTTGGATTTTGGTTGCTTCATTTGCTGCTGTTTCAGGCTTATTTGTGCTTCCTACATATCCGACTACGCTAGGAGCTATCGCTATGGACGATACAGGTACTACAAGAGTAGGAAAATATATTTTCAACCACTCTTTCTTTATCCCTGGAACTATAATGGTAGCCATTTCTGTTGCGCTAGGTTTCATTGTAGCACCTGCGCTAATATAA
- the rsmH gene encoding 16S rRNA (cytosine(1402)-N(4))-methyltransferase RsmH, whose protein sequence is MQIPHIPVLYNEVLEVFKSVENGVIIDCTLGYGGHSSGILKSNPNVNLIACDRDDEAISFSKNRLSEFGDRVQIFKSNFSQILNLIDTNSVRGILADIGVSSLQIDKNERGFGLQSDELDMRMDKTSEKDAKFVVNSYSKDELTRIFNEYGELANSHKIADKIVAYRTNKTITSAKELVSIIGDKSVKGRSVSEATLVFQAIRIEVNDELAELTNLLNSIENSKINKAKVAIISFHSLEDRIVKNRFKKWEKNCVCPDFFIKCECGGNHALGRILSKKAITASKDELMANSRASSAKMRVFEIDRKA, encoded by the coding sequence TTGCAAATTCCACATATTCCGGTTTTGTATAACGAAGTTTTGGAAGTTTTTAAAAGCGTAGAAAATGGCGTTATAATCGACTGCACTTTGGGTTATGGTGGTCATAGTAGCGGAATTTTAAAATCAAATCCAAATGTGAATTTGATCGCTTGTGATAGGGACGACGAAGCTATCTCTTTTTCAAAAAATCGTTTGAGCGAATTTGGAGATAGAGTTCAAATTTTCAAAAGTAATTTTTCGCAAATTTTAAATTTAATCGATACAAATTCGGTGCGTGGCATTTTAGCTGACATCGGCGTTTCATCGCTTCAAATCGATAAAAACGAACGCGGTTTTGGTTTGCAAAGCGACGAGCTAGATATGCGTATGGATAAAACTAGTGAAAAAGATGCCAAATTCGTGGTAAATTCATACTCAAAAGATGAACTAACAAGAATTTTTAACGAATACGGCGAGTTAGCAAATTCGCATAAGATTGCCGATAAAATCGTGGCTTATCGCACTAACAAAACAATAACAAGCGCAAAAGAGTTAGTTAGTATCATAGGGGATAAAAGCGTAAAAGGGCGAAGTGTGAGCGAAGCGACTTTGGTTTTTCAAGCCATTCGCATAGAAGTCAATGACGAACTAGCAGAGCTAACAAATTTACTAAATTCAATCGAAAATTCAAAGATAAATAAAGCAAAAGTCGCTATAATCTCATTTCACTCACTAGAAGATAGGATTGTGAAAAATCGCTTCAAAAAATGGGAAAAAAACTGTGTTTGCCCTGATTTTTTTATCAAATGCGAATGTGGCGGTAACCACGCGCTTGGGCGAATTTTGAGTAAAAAAGCGATCACAGCTAGCAAAGATGAGTTAATGGCAAATTCTCGCGCAAGTAGCGCTAAGATGAGAGTTTTTGAGATAGATAGAAAGGCATAA
- a CDS encoding aspartate/glutamate racemase family protein, which translates to MKRVGIIGGMGPLATADLYMKIISQTPAKCDQEHIPLLIDSYPQIEDRTAFILGKGENPLPRLVESANRLKNAGCEAVCMPCNTAHFFAEDVKKQTGVKILHIAEITVEAILRDFSDAKNIAILATDGTIKAKIYENPLKNANLNPILPNLKMQNLLMDCIYKGVKAGKTAEFVSKFEEILQNTQADAYIAGCTEIPIFLPLIKSNKVFIDPTLELAKAVVKFAKS; encoded by the coding sequence ATGAAAAGAGTTGGTATTATCGGTGGCATGGGGCCTTTGGCAACAGCTGATTTATATATGAAAATCATAAGCCAAACTCCTGCAAAGTGCGATCAAGAGCATATTCCGCTCTTGATCGATAGCTATCCGCAAATCGAAGATCGCACCGCATTTATTTTAGGTAAAGGAGAAAATCCTTTGCCTAGACTTGTTGAGAGTGCAAATCGTTTAAAAAACGCAGGTTGTGAAGCTGTTTGTATGCCGTGCAATACGGCACATTTTTTTGCCGAAGATGTTAAAAAACAAACAGGAGTAAAAATTTTACATATCGCAGAAATTACAGTTGAAGCGATATTGCGTGATTTTAGCGATGCGAAAAATATCGCTATTTTAGCGACAGACGGCACGATAAAGGCAAAAATTTATGAAAATCCGCTAAAAAATGCGAATTTAAATCCTATTTTGCCAAATTTAAAAATGCAAAATTTGCTCATGGATTGCATTTATAAAGGTGTAAAAGCCGGAAAAACTGCCGAATTTGTGAGTAAATTTGAAGAAATTTTGCAAAACACACAAGCAGATGCTTATATAGCAGGTTGCACTGAAATTCCAATCTTTTTACCGCTTATAAAATCAAACAAAGTTTTTATTGATCCTACACTAGAACTTGCAAAAGCGGTTGTTAAATTTGCAAAATCCTAA
- the aspA gene encoding aspartate ammonia-lyase, with amino-acid sequence MATRKEHDFIGELEIDDSLYYGVQTFRAVENFNISHEKLKDFPGFVKALAQVKKAAALANGELGLLDKEIQEAICWGCDQIISGKFIDQFVVDMIQGGAGTSTNMNANEVIANLALEHMGHKKGEYKYCHPNDHVNLGQSTNDAYPTALRVAIYERLCELTDAMRFLVECFNKKAHEFRNIIKMGRTEMQDAVPMTLGQEFKTYSVMLNEDIERVMEARNLVREMNLGGTAIGTGINSHPEYPKLVEAKLQEVTGRPFVKAGNLIEATQDTGAYVQISGVLKRVATKLGKICADLRLLSSGPRCGFNEINLPKMQPGSSIMPGKVNPVIPEVVSEVCYEVIGNDVTISLAAEGGQLQLNAFEPIIAYDLFNSIAMLRKAMRTMGEKCILGITANVEVCKNYVYNSIGIVTAFNPYIGYENSASIAKEALNTGKSVSEIAIERGLLTKEQIEDILRPDNLLNPHMTAEDKDKFKGKK; translated from the coding sequence ATGGCAACAAGAAAAGAACACGATTTTATCGGCGAATTAGAAATCGACGATAGCTTGTATTATGGTGTGCAAACTTTTAGGGCGGTTGAAAATTTTAATATCAGCCACGAAAAACTAAAAGATTTTCCGGGTTTTGTAAAAGCCCTAGCGCAAGTTAAAAAAGCAGCAGCATTGGCAAACGGCGAATTGGGACTTTTGGATAAAGAAATTCAAGAAGCCATTTGTTGGGGTTGCGATCAAATCATTTCCGGTAAATTTATAGATCAATTTGTAGTAGATATGATTCAAGGTGGAGCTGGAACTAGCACGAATATGAACGCAAACGAAGTTATCGCAAATTTGGCACTTGAACACATGGGGCACAAAAAAGGCGAGTATAAATACTGCCATCCAAATGATCATGTAAATTTAGGACAAAGCACAAATGACGCTTATCCGACGGCGCTAAGAGTGGCTATTTATGAAAGACTTTGCGAGCTGACCGATGCTATGCGATTTTTGGTTGAGTGTTTTAATAAAAAAGCTCACGAATTTAGAAATATTATCAAAATGGGACGAACCGAAATGCAAGATGCCGTTCCTATGACTTTGGGGCAAGAATTTAAAACATACTCTGTAATGTTAAATGAAGACATCGAACGAGTTATGGAAGCAAGAAATTTGGTGCGAGAGATGAATTTGGGCGGAACTGCGATCGGAACAGGTATAAATTCGCACCCTGAATATCCAAAATTAGTCGAAGCAAAATTGCAAGAAGTTACAGGCAGACCTTTTGTAAAAGCAGGAAATTTAATCGAAGCCACACAAGATACCGGTGCGTATGTTCAAATTTCAGGCGTTTTAAAAAGAGTTGCTACAAAACTTGGCAAAATTTGTGCCGATTTAAGACTTCTTTCAAGCGGTCCAAGATGCGGATTTAATGAGATAAATTTACCAAAAATGCAACCGGGAAGCTCGATAATGCCGGGCAAAGTAAATCCTGTTATTCCAGAAGTCGTTAGTGAAGTTTGCTACGAAGTTATCGGAAACGATGTTACCATTTCACTAGCCGCAGAAGGCGGTCAATTACAACTAAACGCATTTGAGCCGATTATCGCTTATGATTTGTTTAACTCAATTGCTATGTTACGAAAAGCAATGCGAACAATGGGTGAAAAATGTATTCTTGGGATTACAGCAAATGTCGAAGTTTGCAAAAATTATGTTTATAACTCTATCGGAATCGTTACTGCATTTAACCCATATATCGGTTATGAAAATAGTGCTAGTATCGCAAAAGAAGCATTAAATACAGGAAAAAGTGTTTCAGAGATTGCTATTGAACGCGGACTTTTAACAAAAGAGCAAATCGAAGATATTTTGCGCCCTGATAATTTGTTAAATCCGCATATGACGGCAGAAGACAAAGATAAATTTAAAGGTAAAAAATAA
- a CDS encoding trimeric intracellular cation channel family protein, whose product MDILTITDYIGIASAALSGFLFGVRKSCDWLGLFIAAFLTALGGGIIRDVLVGREIYSFSNYLPVIIVIFMMILAVVLNLHKKQDIEDKFFFIFTDAIGIVSFSLVGTMVTINHDYNVFGVVLIAFANGVGGGILRDVLLNEVPWLLRTGLYGTISMGVGLAYFCLYKLGFANVFSVIALLILGVTIRVFAYYRSWNLPKVGYEK is encoded by the coding sequence ATGGATATTTTAACTATTACTGATTATATCGGTATCGCTTCTGCTGCGCTAAGCGGATTTTTATTTGGCGTGAGAAAAAGCTGTGATTGGCTTGGGCTTTTTATCGCAGCATTTTTGACCGCACTTGGCGGCGGCATAATACGAGATGTCCTTGTGGGACGAGAAATTTACTCATTTTCAAACTATTTGCCCGTTATCATCGTTATTTTTATGATGATTTTGGCAGTTGTGCTAAATTTACATAAAAAACAGGATATTGAAGATAAATTCTTTTTTATTTTTACCGATGCTATCGGCATTGTAAGCTTTTCGCTGGTTGGCACAATGGTAACGATAAATCATGATTACAATGTCTTTGGCGTAGTATTAATCGCCTTTGCAAACGGCGTGGGCGGTGGAATCTTACGCGATGTTTTGTTAAACGAAGTTCCGTGGCTACTTCGCACGGGGCTTTACGGCACCATTAGTATGGGCGTAGGATTAGCCTATTTTTGCCTATATAAACTTGGTTTTGCAAATGTTTTTAGCGTTATTGCGTTACTTATTTTGGGCGTTACGATTAGAGTGTTTGCATATTACAGATCTTGGAATTTACCGAAAGTGGGGTATGAAAAATGA
- a CDS encoding class II aldolase and adducin N-terminal domain-containing protein, translating into MNLDYYYKTLQDISLSMFRKSFFGIFHGSISAKVEENQFMINKEDTIFDSVKKDDLVLLYTKKDYRWNEASLDADIHLNIYKNIKEAKFVCYAMPPYLVSYTFEHDFIIPKDYFSFMKFKKIEIYDPKNFEDWYERAPHEVYKYMLDENSDIMIIRGYGVYAYARTASALAKKIALLENSCKLLNLSQN; encoded by the coding sequence ATGAATTTAGATTATTACTATAAAACTTTGCAAGATATTTCGCTTTCGATGTTTAGAAAGAGCTTTTTTGGCATTTTTCACGGCTCGATTTCGGCAAAAGTCGAAGAAAATCAGTTTATGATAAACAAAGAAGACACCATTTTTGATAGCGTAAAAAAAGACGATTTGGTTTTGCTTTACACAAAAAAGGATTATCGCTGGAACGAAGCTAGTTTGGATGCCGATATTCATTTAAATATCTACAAAAATATAAAAGAGGCAAAATTTGTTTGTTATGCGATGCCGCCGTATTTGGTTTCATATACTTTCGAGCATGATTTTATAATTCCAAAAGATTATTTTAGTTTTATGAAATTCAAAAAAATCGAAATTTATGACCCTAAAAATTTTGAAGATTGGTATGAACGAGCCCCGCACGAAGTTTATAAATATATGCTTGATGAAAACAGCGATATTATGATTATCCGTGGATATGGCGTGTATGCGTATGCAAGAACTGCTAGTGCGTTAGCCAAAAAAATCGCACTTTTGGAAAATAGTTGCAAATTACTAAATTTAAGTCAAAATTAG
- a CDS encoding dicarboxylate/amino acid:cation symporter: protein MSENTKQEVVKKGGILSFYFNSSLLWRIMIALVLGSALGMLIPKTDGLINFLTPFGDLFVRMLKMIMVPIIVCSLIVGTSSISPANLGRVGIKAIIFYAITTLFAIVIGLACAFVFSPGSGLDLSDASKAVEKAANAPKLSQILLNIIPTNPFESIAKGDILPIIAFCLFFGIGLAFCRDSDDERIKNSANTVFNFFDGMSEIMFKVIRWVMQYAPIGVFALMFVVFNKAGAAAFGSLATTTIALYVGLALQVFVVYCGICLLLGLSPVKFLKKVREPMVTAFVTRSSNGTLPITMKTADQEMGIPKGIYGFVLPVGATVNMNGTTVYLGVCTLFIANACGIDLDSSAYFTIILTSMLAAIGTAGVPGAGALMLLLVLESIGVQVSGNVAIAYGMILGIDAILDMGRTSMNVTGDVVASLYVAKTENELDMEKWKD from the coding sequence ATGTCGGAAAATACTAAACAAGAAGTCGTAAAAAAAGGCGGAATTTTATCTTTTTATTTCAATTCTAGTTTGCTGTGGCGTATTATGATTGCCCTTGTTTTAGGCTCGGCACTTGGTATGCTCATACCTAAAACCGACGGACTTATTAACTTTTTAACTCCATTTGGTGATTTGTTTGTGCGAATGCTTAAAATGATTATGGTGCCGATTATAGTATGTTCGCTTATCGTCGGTACAAGTAGCATTTCTCCTGCGAATTTAGGACGCGTGGGTATAAAAGCGATTATTTTTTATGCAATTACTACGCTATTTGCTATTGTTATCGGATTGGCTTGTGCTTTTGTTTTTAGTCCGGGAAGCGGTTTAGATCTAAGCGATGCGTCAAAAGCTGTCGAAAAGGCAGCAAATGCACCAAAACTATCGCAAATTTTGCTAAATATCATACCTACAAACCCTTTTGAATCTATCGCAAAAGGCGATATTTTGCCGATTATTGCATTTTGTTTATTTTTTGGTATAGGTCTTGCGTTTTGTCGCGATAGCGATGATGAACGCATAAAAAATTCAGCAAATACCGTTTTTAACTTTTTCGACGGTATGAGCGAAATCATGTTTAAAGTTATTCGTTGGGTTATGCAATATGCTCCTATCGGTGTTTTTGCACTAATGTTTGTTGTTTTTAACAAAGCAGGAGCGGCTGCGTTTGGCTCATTGGCTACTACTACGATTGCGCTGTATGTGGGTTTAGCGCTTCAAGTTTTTGTGGTTTATTGCGGAATTTGTTTGCTTTTAGGATTAAGTCCTGTAAAATTCCTTAAAAAAGTGCGAGAGCCGATGGTTACTGCATTTGTAACTAGAAGTTCAAACGGAACTTTGCCGATTACTATGAAAACAGCAGACCAAGAAATGGGAATTCCAAAAGGAATTTACGGCTTTGTTTTGCCTGTTGGTGCAACCGTAAATATGAACGGCACAACCGTATATCTTGGTGTCTGCACGCTTTTTATCGCCAATGCTTGTGGTATAGATCTAGATAGCAGTGCTTATTTTACTATCATTCTAACTTCTATGTTAGCTGCTATCGGCACGGCTGGGGTTCCGGGAGCCGGAGCATTAATGCTTCTTTTGGTTTTAGAATCAATAGGTGTTCAAGTTAGCGGAAATGTCGCTATCGCTTATGGTATGATTTTAGGAATTGACGCTATTTTGGATATGGGTAGAACTTCTATGAATGTAACAGGTGATGTCGTAGCTTCGCTATATGTGGCAAAAACAGAAAACGAATTAGACATGGAAAAATGGAAAGATTGA